DNA from Candidatus Glassbacteria bacterium:
ATCCGGCAGCGGTAAAGGTGGCCGAGACCGAGCTGTCTGCTTCCCGCGCAGTGGAACAGCACCGCTGGTTTTTGTCTGTTGACCGGCATCATTCGTTCTCCGGCTCAGGCCACCGAGGCCGCGATACTGTCCTTGCGCCAGTCGCGCTGACGGACGTGACGGTTTATTTCAGCAAGCCCAGGCTCATCACGCAGCATCCTCACTGCATCGGCCAGGTCAACCAGCTTGCCGGGGACATAAAGCCGGTCGTAAATCCTGCGCATCAGCTCGAGGTCCTCATCGGCATCCACGGTCAGGCGGAACTCCGGCGCACGCAACTCCGGCGGCGTATCCAGCCGGCAGACCCGGAACTCGTCCTCGTGCTCGTAGAGCAGGGAGGTGACATGCTCGCGGTGATGGCTTTTGCGGCCGAAATGGTGCAGGTAGTCCAGCAGGCTGGCCGGGAAGACCTCGGCGCCGGTGCCCAGCGGAAGGTTGCTCGCGCCGACCATGTCCCAGCAGCCGGTCTGGCACTCCTGGATACAGCGCTCGAGCATGGTCGTGTCCAGCAGCGGGTTGTCGCCCGTGGCGCGGATCACGTAGGGAGCAGGGTATCGTTTGGCCGCCTGGTAGAACCGGCCGAGGACGTCGTTGAACGCCCCGCCGATAATCTCCGCGCCGGCCCGTTCGGCCAGGGGAGCCAGGTAGGCGGTTTCCGTGCGTGGCACCGCCATGACCACCCGGTCCACGCCGGGAGTGCCCTGTAGTCTTTCGATCACGTGCAGGATCAGCGGTTTGCCGGCCAGGTCGGCCAGAATTTTACCCGGCAGGCGTTCGCTGTGCATCCTTGCCTGGAGTATGGCAATAACCTTATCCATGGTTATTTCTCCGCGTTGAAGTAGATACTCATCGGAACCTTGCGGCTCTCGTAATTGGAGGTTACGTCGCGGACGTTTTTGAAGCCGGTCTCCTCCAGCGCCCGCTGAAGTGAGGAGTAGTCGTACATGTTGTAGTGATAGTTGCCCTCGTAGTCCTGCCCGCCGAACATCCGGTCGCGGGCCTCTTTGTGGTCCATCCAGCCCTCGGTGTAGCCGTGGGCCACATAGGCGAAATTGGGTGTAATGATCAGTACGTCACCGCCTGGTTTGAGCGCTCTGTACCATTCGTCCAGCACCTCGCCGACCGTGCGGTAGGAGAAATGCTCGATGATGTGGCTCGCCAGCAGCGACTCCACCGAGCCGCTGGCGAAGGGCAGGCATTCCACCCGGCAGACCAGGTTGGTGGCCGGCAGCCGCCGCTCGTCGCAGTGAAGGTACCCGTCAAACGGGCGTTCTCCACTGGCCAGTTCAACTCTCACCGGCTTCCTCCAGTTGCGGCCACCTGCTCCGGAGCGCCGATTGTGGCCAGGTAAGCCCGGTAGACCTCGTCCA
Protein-coding regions in this window:
- a CDS encoding NTP transferase domain-containing protein yields the protein MDKVIAILQARMHSERLPGKILADLAGKPLILHVIERLQGTPGVDRVVMAVPRTETAYLAPLAERAGAEIIGGAFNDVLGRFYQAAKRYPAPYVIRATGDNPLLDTTMLERCIQECQTGCWDMVGASNLPLGTGAEVFPASLLDYLHHFGRKSHHREHVTSLLYEHEDEFRVCRLDTPPELRAPEFRLTVDADEDLELMRRIYDRLYVPGKLVDLADAVRMLRDEPGLAEINRHVRQRDWRKDSIAASVA
- a CDS encoding methyltransferase domain-containing protein, with the protein product MRTEPMRQDRGVPGDDFGGRGLPGLPGHNRRSGAGGRNWRKPVRVELASGERPFDGYLHCDERRLPATNLVCRVECLPFASGSVESLLASHIIEHFSYRTVGEVLDEWYRALKPGGDVLIITPNFAYVAHGYTEGWMDHKEARDRMFGGQDYEGNYHYNMYDYSSLQRALEETGFKNVRDVTSNYESRKVPMSIYFNAEK